In Actinoplanes derwentensis, the following proteins share a genomic window:
- a CDS encoding sulfotransferase-like domain-containing protein, which produces MGHPPGEPDRADGVTGPDLLFLWGTPRSMSTAFLRMMLERGDHEVFHEPFSSIVVQGRTEVGDHTVTSHDELLKHLEDRAMDHPVFVKETTEYDYLGNGGDRIPQVGRHTFIIRDPRRVIPSHYAMNADMVCEEIGYGHLVEMARRVREVTGEQPYVVEAEELLTDAAGAIERYCRGAGIPFLASSLSWRAGDQEVWSRTSQWHRDAAGSTGFTRSERAYRSTTENDRFLYDCYWHHRPDYNVLRKWARSVV; this is translated from the coding sequence GTGGGACATCCGCCCGGCGAGCCTGATCGGGCGGACGGCGTGACGGGCCCGGACCTGCTGTTCCTCTGGGGTACCCCGCGGTCGATGTCGACGGCGTTCCTGCGGATGATGCTGGAACGCGGTGACCACGAGGTCTTCCACGAACCGTTCTCCAGCATCGTCGTGCAGGGCCGGACCGAGGTCGGCGACCACACCGTGACCAGCCACGACGAGCTGCTGAAACATCTCGAGGACCGGGCCATGGACCATCCGGTGTTCGTCAAGGAGACCACCGAGTACGACTATCTCGGCAACGGCGGGGACCGGATCCCGCAGGTGGGGCGGCACACCTTCATCATCCGTGATCCGCGGCGGGTCATCCCGTCGCACTACGCGATGAACGCGGACATGGTCTGCGAGGAGATCGGTTACGGACATCTGGTGGAGATGGCGCGGCGGGTCCGGGAGGTGACCGGGGAACAGCCGTACGTGGTGGAGGCCGAGGAGTTGCTGACCGACGCCGCGGGTGCGATCGAACGGTACTGCCGGGGCGCCGGTATCCCGTTCCTGGCGTCGTCGCTGTCCTGGCGGGCCGGCGATCAGGAGGTCTGGAGCCGCACCTCGCAGTGGCACCGGGACGCGGCCGGCAGCACCGGCTTCACCCGTTCCGAGCGTGCCTACCGGTCCACCACCGAGAACGACAGGTTCCTGTACGACTGCTACTGGCATCATCGGCCGGACTACAACGTACTGCGCAAGTGGGCCCGCAGTGTCGTCTAG
- a CDS encoding ABC transporter ATP-binding protein/permease, protein MRLLRDLWATSPSRTTLVAFLIVIGASGSAGSLALAGPVLVDRSVPLFTVLVVALLAAVLSDVIVNLVVAGLTADWTARVRRRLNQVAFGQDVPTLENTPVGELLDRIDSDVYQVGSELRGAGTRLAQSAALAILSIVTTFFVWWPAAIAMIAVGLLLFVVMNKPVQRIGPIRIAEEEAWSDLAAVMEEAIHGQDDVRTSLAAPYVRKLYAERAAEVLRRGRRVWRGASKITMTAGAITRGLIALLVVLGAWALFTGNISGARLTAVWLLALGFGGTLEQVTRMVPELQNALGAWGRVLLLSDVPQEKSDGVAPADGDLVVRNLTFRYGEADSGRPPALRDVSVTFERGRSYALIGRTGSGKSTLAKVLTRAVDVPDGTVFLGDTDINGIEVEGLRRWTAIVPQRTEILAGTLAENIALFDATLIPQAAGAVRELGLTAWVEGLPDGIDTLLGDGGYKLSAGQEQLVAFARILVRDPQVVILDEATARMDPVTESWVQRATDRLLEGRIGVIVAHRLSSVQRCDEVVVLADGVVLESGPLRESQRFAELMASSNLAVPAAPQPAGGVLVADHDDWDTAMRDELSQEGLANPLLTVDPPPLPEAPKARTMREILRLAMNDKRYGLAACGFFLFLVLLGFDGAILPLLWTNVVDGIGNPIYPAIGISVALLALIPSLYFTGAWFPEWWVRQMLRISLRLVHGQIGPRRVSKHTPAEVVAQGGDTERVVMLADNLIDNTIAIFALISMTLFSQSFVPGLFFVGTMLLSGLAATLFGPRLERAARRTVAARAAFATSLVSSLSAARTVKLAGATEPVLAHLARLDATRSDLQRREISIQVWARSTPSVASGLLPIAAWAMYLNGHLTPAATLIAVSVLGSARWFAWTTASLVSHFPSARVWTMRTAQMTGSAEYSADVPGVDLAAGTAPAPPTAPRNPLRTLELSGFSAVHENGALGVRDIDLTVERGQLVLVLGPVGAGKSSLLRALAGIVHHTGDLRWNGEQVNEPEMFLRPNQVGYVAQLPRVLSGTVADNIQLGHEVDAAGAVSVAQLEHDLATAGGGLQLLIGHKGTRLSGGQLQRLALARALAPRTELLIADDVSSALDVTTELALWEALRSHGVTVVGSTSKRAALAQADRVVVLIGGRAEDQGTWAELADRWGHLAG, encoded by the coding sequence ATGCGCCTGCTCCGCGATCTGTGGGCCACGAGCCCGAGTCGCACCACGCTCGTCGCCTTCCTGATAGTGATAGGCGCGTCCGGCTCGGCAGGGTCGTTAGCCCTGGCCGGGCCGGTGCTCGTCGATCGTTCCGTGCCGCTGTTCACGGTGCTCGTGGTGGCGCTGCTCGCCGCGGTGCTCAGCGATGTGATCGTCAACCTGGTGGTGGCGGGACTGACCGCCGACTGGACGGCCCGGGTGCGGCGGCGTCTCAACCAGGTCGCGTTCGGCCAGGACGTCCCCACCCTGGAGAACACCCCGGTCGGTGAGCTGCTCGACCGCATCGACTCGGACGTCTACCAGGTCGGTTCGGAGTTGCGGGGGGCCGGCACCCGGCTGGCCCAGTCGGCGGCCCTGGCGATCCTGTCCATCGTCACCACGTTCTTCGTCTGGTGGCCGGCCGCGATCGCGATGATCGCCGTCGGTCTGCTGCTGTTCGTGGTGATGAACAAACCGGTCCAGCGCATCGGCCCGATCCGCATCGCCGAGGAGGAGGCCTGGTCCGACCTGGCCGCGGTGATGGAGGAGGCGATCCACGGGCAGGACGACGTGCGGACGAGCCTGGCCGCGCCGTACGTCCGCAAGCTCTACGCCGAACGCGCCGCCGAAGTGCTGCGCCGCGGCCGCCGGGTGTGGCGTGGCGCTTCGAAGATCACCATGACGGCCGGCGCGATCACCCGTGGGCTGATCGCCCTGTTGGTGGTGCTCGGCGCGTGGGCGCTGTTCACCGGCAACATCAGCGGGGCCCGGCTGACCGCGGTGTGGCTGCTGGCCCTCGGGTTCGGCGGCACGCTGGAGCAGGTGACCCGAATGGTCCCCGAGCTGCAGAACGCGCTCGGTGCGTGGGGCCGGGTGCTGCTGCTCAGTGACGTACCGCAGGAGAAGTCCGATGGGGTGGCCCCGGCCGACGGCGATCTGGTGGTGCGCAATCTGACGTTCCGCTACGGCGAGGCCGACAGTGGCCGCCCGCCCGCGCTGCGCGATGTGAGTGTGACGTTCGAGCGGGGCCGCTCGTACGCGCTGATCGGCCGGACCGGCTCCGGCAAGTCGACCCTGGCCAAGGTGCTGACCAGGGCGGTCGACGTGCCGGACGGCACGGTCTTCCTCGGCGACACCGACATCAACGGCATCGAGGTGGAAGGGCTGCGCCGCTGGACGGCGATCGTTCCGCAGCGGACCGAGATCCTGGCCGGCACGCTGGCCGAGAACATCGCGCTGTTCGACGCCACGCTGATTCCGCAGGCCGCCGGCGCGGTCCGCGAGCTGGGCCTGACCGCGTGGGTGGAGGGCCTGCCCGACGGGATCGACACCTTGCTCGGCGACGGCGGTTACAAACTGTCCGCCGGCCAGGAGCAGCTGGTGGCGTTCGCCCGGATCCTGGTCCGTGACCCGCAGGTGGTGATCCTCGACGAGGCCACCGCCCGGATGGACCCGGTGACCGAGTCGTGGGTGCAGCGGGCCACCGACCGGCTACTCGAAGGCCGGATCGGCGTGATCGTGGCGCACCGGCTCTCCTCGGTGCAGCGCTGTGACGAGGTGGTCGTGCTCGCCGACGGTGTGGTGCTGGAGTCGGGTCCGCTGCGCGAGTCACAACGGTTCGCCGAGCTGATGGCGAGCAGCAACCTGGCGGTGCCGGCAGCACCGCAGCCCGCCGGCGGTGTGCTGGTCGCCGATCACGACGACTGGGACACCGCGATGCGGGACGAGCTGAGCCAGGAAGGGCTGGCCAACCCGCTGCTGACGGTGGATCCGCCGCCGCTGCCCGAGGCCCCGAAAGCCCGGACGATGCGGGAGATCCTGCGGCTGGCCATGAACGACAAGCGGTACGGGCTGGCCGCGTGTGGCTTCTTCCTGTTCCTGGTGCTGCTCGGTTTCGACGGCGCGATCCTGCCGCTGCTGTGGACGAACGTGGTCGACGGCATCGGCAACCCGATCTACCCGGCGATCGGCATCTCGGTGGCGTTGCTGGCGCTGATCCCGTCGCTGTACTTCACCGGGGCCTGGTTCCCGGAGTGGTGGGTGCGGCAGATGCTGCGGATCAGCCTGCGCCTGGTGCACGGCCAGATCGGCCCGCGCCGGGTCAGCAAACACACGCCGGCCGAGGTGGTCGCTCAGGGCGGTGACACCGAGCGGGTGGTGATGCTGGCCGACAACCTGATCGACAACACGATCGCGATCTTCGCGTTGATCTCGATGACGTTGTTCTCCCAGTCGTTCGTGCCGGGCCTGTTCTTCGTCGGCACGATGCTGCTGTCCGGGCTGGCGGCGACGCTGTTCGGGCCGCGGCTGGAGCGGGCGGCCCGGCGGACGGTGGCGGCGCGGGCGGCGTTCGCCACGTCGCTGGTGTCGTCGCTGTCGGCGGCGCGCACGGTGAAACTGGCCGGCGCGACCGAGCCGGTGCTGGCGCATCTGGCCAGGCTCGACGCGACCCGCAGTGACCTGCAGCGACGGGAGATCTCGATCCAGGTGTGGGCCCGGTCCACGCCATCGGTCGCGAGCGGTCTGCTGCCGATCGCGGCCTGGGCGATGTACCTGAACGGGCACCTCACCCCGGCAGCGACCCTGATCGCGGTGTCGGTGCTGGGTTCGGCCCGCTGGTTCGCGTGGACCACGGCGTCCCTGGTGTCGCACTTCCCGTCGGCCCGGGTGTGGACGATGCGGACCGCGCAGATGACCGGTTCCGCGGAGTACTCCGCGGACGTGCCGGGGGTCGACCTGGCCGCCGGGACGGCGCCCGCACCGCCGACCGCACCCCGTAACCCGCTGCGCACGCTGGAGCTGTCCGGCTTCAGCGCGGTGCACGAGAACGGTGCTCTGGGTGTCCGCGACATCGACCTCACCGTCGAACGCGGGCAGCTGGTGCTGGTGCTGGGCCCGGTCGGGGCCGGCAAGTCCTCGCTGCTGCGGGCCCTGGCCGGGATCGTGCACCACACCGGCGACCTGCGCTGGAACGGTGAGCAGGTCAACGAGCCGGAGATGTTCCTGCGGCCCAACCAGGTGGGTTACGTCGCCCAGCTGCCGCGGGTGCTGTCCGGGACGGTGGCCGACAACATCCAGCTCGGGCACGAGGTGGACGCGGCCGGCGCGGTGTCGGTGGCCCAGTTGGAACACGACCTGGCCACCGCCGGTGGCGGTCTGCAACTGCTGATCGGGCACAAGGGCACCCGGCTCTCCGGCGGTCAGCTCCAGCGGCTGGCCCTGGCGCGGGCGCTCGCACCACGAACCGAGCTGCTGATCGCCGACGACGTCTCGTCCGCGCTGGACGTGACGACGGAGCTGGCGCTGTGGGAGGCGTTGCGCTCGCACGGTGTGACGGTGGTCGGCTCGACGTCGAAGCGGGCCGCCTTGGCCCAGGCCGACCGGGTGGTGGTCCTGATCGGCGGCCGCGCCGAGGACCAGGGCACCTGGGCCGAGTTGGCCGACCGCTGGGGCCACCTGGCCGGCTGA
- a CDS encoding alpha/beta hydrolase, with product MSIWTTELAGTLHHDTIDSQVLRGNPLGDPHVRPLWVYTPPGYEQGDQRYPTIYVIQGYSGQVTMWANRQPFRKPFIETADEVFAGGQAPPCILVYVDAWTSYGGSQFVDSPGTGNYHTYLCDEIVPYVDQHYRTIPDRESRAITGKSSGGFGAMITPMLRPDLFGALATHAGDALYEYCYLGEFGKAARALRGHDHDILAFWKDFQSRVALTKQEDMVLILLLGCTAAFSADPDGTPRLPFDPRSGQIIPELWDRWLEWDPIRMIDRYADEMRSLRAVWIDAGTSDEWYLDLGAEAFKDGLLRVGVPSEKIAFELFPGKHGGMDHRYPLAVAWLAERLKRDSQQL from the coding sequence ATGTCGATATGGACCACCGAACTCGCCGGCACCCTGCATCACGACACGATCGACTCGCAGGTGCTGCGCGGCAACCCGCTCGGCGACCCGCACGTGCGGCCGCTGTGGGTCTACACACCGCCCGGTTACGAGCAGGGCGACCAGCGTTACCCCACCATCTACGTGATTCAGGGCTACTCCGGCCAGGTCACCATGTGGGCAAACCGGCAGCCGTTCCGGAAACCCTTCATCGAGACCGCCGACGAGGTCTTCGCCGGTGGACAGGCACCGCCCTGCATCCTCGTCTACGTCGACGCGTGGACGTCCTACGGCGGATCGCAGTTCGTCGACTCGCCCGGCACCGGGAACTACCACACCTACCTCTGCGACGAGATCGTCCCCTACGTCGACCAGCACTATCGGACCATCCCGGACCGGGAGTCCCGGGCCATCACCGGGAAGTCGTCCGGCGGATTCGGCGCGATGATCACGCCGATGCTGCGGCCCGACCTGTTCGGCGCGCTCGCCACCCACGCCGGGGACGCCCTCTACGAATACTGCTACCTCGGCGAGTTCGGCAAGGCAGCCCGGGCGCTGCGTGGCCACGACCACGACATCCTCGCGTTCTGGAAGGACTTCCAGTCCCGGGTCGCCCTCACCAAACAGGAGGACATGGTCCTCATCCTGTTGCTCGGCTGCACCGCGGCGTTCTCCGCCGACCCCGACGGCACCCCGCGACTGCCGTTCGATCCGCGCTCCGGGCAGATCATCCCCGAACTGTGGGACCGATGGCTGGAGTGGGACCCGATCCGGATGATCGACCGGTACGCCGACGAGATGCGTTCGCTGCGTGCCGTCTGGATCGACGCCGGCACCAGCGACGAGTGGTACCTCGACCTGGGCGCCGAAGCCTTCAAGGACGGCCTGCTGCGTGTCGGCGTGCCGTCGGAGAAGATCGCGTTCGAACTGTTCCCCGGCAAACACGGCGGCATGGACCACCGTTATCCCCTGGCGGTGGCCTGGCTGGCCGAGCGCCTCAAACGGGACTCTCAGCAGCTCTAG
- a CDS encoding DUF7638 domain-containing protein: MPDSTPTWREVDGDVVHGRQRQIFTRSYDGAYRLEPLACFADGLISHGGDLTGLRAALADGRLTLSPPEGTEVWVPGVGVIVSGPADRAWTAGMMLEDLTDGTVAGGGSLGTRRG, encoded by the coding sequence ATGCCGGACAGCACGCCCACCTGGCGGGAGGTCGACGGTGACGTCGTCCACGGACGACAGCGCCAGATCTTCACCCGGTCGTACGACGGCGCCTACCGCCTCGAACCGCTTGCCTGTTTCGCCGACGGCCTGATCAGCCACGGCGGCGACCTCACGGGGCTCCGTGCCGCCCTCGCCGACGGCAGGCTCACGCTGAGCCCGCCGGAGGGGACCGAGGTGTGGGTGCCCGGCGTCGGCGTGATCGTTTCCGGTCCGGCCGACCGGGCGTGGACCGCGGGGATGATGCTCGAGGACCTCACCGATGGGACGGTTGCTGGAGGTGGTTCGCTCGGAACTCGCCGTGGCTAG
- a CDS encoding ABC transporter ATP-binding protein, with amino-acid sequence MSSSSTDVSPRRIARLFKPHWPRLSAVTAIIVASSLTNMATPFLVREIIDRALPTGNVRLLGWLVGGLIMVAVLTAVFGITQTWIATGIGQRVMHTLRVDVFTHLHRQSVAFFTRTRAGEIQSRITNDIGGMQAVVTSTATSIASNVTTAVATSIAMLALNWQLFLVSMLALPPALLLARRMARLRKEITGKRQRELADLNVIVEESLSISGVQLSKIMGTGPALIERFAGSSSRLVELQLRSQLAGRWRGATMNIMFATIPALIYLSAGIVPSAADLTIGTVVAFTALQGRLFQPMTSLLDVGVTWSSSTALFARIFEYLDLPVEVDDPILPVSLPLPVRGHLRFEHVGFTYPDNEKPAISDITLDVPPGSSLALVGETGSGKSTVAALIMRLYDPTAGRITVDGFDLRALRLNELVGVISMVGQDTYLLHASVRENLRYARPDATDEQVEWAARTAQVHDVIMALPKGYDTMVGSRGHRFSGGEKQRIAIARTLLRDPPILVLDEATSALDNSTERAVQTALDALARGRTTVTIAHRLSTIRNAHQIVVMGEGRILEVGTHDRLMMIGGHYATLTS; translated from the coding sequence GTGTCGTCTAGCTCCACCGACGTCTCGCCGCGCCGGATCGCGCGGCTGTTCAAACCGCATTGGCCCCGGCTGAGTGCGGTCACGGCCATCATCGTCGCGTCGTCGCTGACGAACATGGCCACCCCGTTCCTGGTACGGGAGATCATCGACCGTGCGTTGCCCACCGGGAACGTGCGGCTGCTCGGCTGGCTGGTCGGCGGCCTGATCATGGTCGCCGTCCTGACGGCGGTGTTCGGCATCACCCAGACCTGGATCGCCACCGGGATCGGCCAGCGGGTCATGCACACGCTGCGGGTGGACGTCTTCACCCACCTGCACCGCCAGTCGGTGGCGTTCTTCACCCGCACCCGGGCCGGTGAGATCCAGTCACGCATCACCAACGACATCGGCGGCATGCAGGCGGTGGTCACCTCGACCGCCACCTCGATCGCGTCGAACGTGACCACCGCCGTCGCCACGTCGATCGCGATGCTCGCCCTGAACTGGCAGCTCTTCCTGGTGTCGATGCTGGCGCTGCCGCCCGCGCTGCTGCTGGCCCGCCGGATGGCCCGGCTGCGCAAGGAGATCACCGGCAAACGCCAGCGGGAACTCGCCGACCTCAACGTGATCGTCGAGGAGAGCCTGTCGATCAGCGGCGTGCAGCTCAGCAAGATCATGGGAACCGGCCCGGCCCTGATCGAACGCTTCGCCGGGTCGTCGTCCCGTCTCGTCGAGCTGCAACTGCGTTCGCAGCTCGCCGGGCGCTGGCGGGGCGCCACGATGAACATCATGTTCGCCACCATCCCCGCGCTCATCTACCTGAGCGCGGGGATCGTGCCGAGTGCCGCCGACCTGACCATCGGCACGGTGGTGGCCTTCACCGCCCTGCAGGGCCGGCTGTTCCAGCCGATGACCAGCCTGCTCGACGTCGGTGTCACCTGGAGCAGTTCGACAGCGCTGTTCGCGCGGATCTTCGAATACCTGGACCTGCCGGTCGAGGTCGACGACCCGATCCTGCCGGTCAGCCTGCCCCTGCCGGTGCGCGGCCACCTGCGGTTCGAGCACGTCGGTTTCACCTATCCGGACAACGAGAAGCCCGCGATCAGTGACATCACCCTGGACGTGCCGCCCGGTTCGTCGCTGGCCCTGGTCGGCGAGACCGGTTCGGGTAAGAGCACGGTGGCCGCGTTGATCATGCGGCTCTACGACCCGACCGCGGGCCGGATCACCGTCGACGGGTTCGACCTGCGGGCGCTGCGGCTCAACGAGCTGGTCGGGGTGATCAGCATGGTCGGGCAGGACACGTACCTGCTGCACGCCTCGGTCCGGGAGAATCTGCGGTACGCGCGGCCGGACGCCACCGACGAGCAGGTGGAGTGGGCCGCCCGGACGGCACAGGTGCACGACGTGATCATGGCGCTGCCGAAGGGCTACGACACGATGGTGGGCTCGCGTGGTCACCGGTTCTCCGGCGGTGAGAAACAGCGGATCGCGATCGCCCGGACACTGCTGCGCGACCCGCCGATCCTGGTGCTGGACGAGGCGACCAGCGCGCTGGACAACTCGACGGAACGGGCGGTGCAGACCGCCTTGGACGCCCTCGCTCGCGGCCGTACCACTGTCACCATCGCCCACCGGCTGTCCACGATCCGCAACGCCCACCAGATCGTCGTCATGGGCGAGGGCCGGATCCTGGAGGTCGGCACCCACGACCGCCTGATGATGATCGGCGGCCACTACGCCACGCTGACGTCCTGA
- a CDS encoding MbtH family protein, producing the protein MTNPFERTDIEFFVLVNDEGQHSLWPQVIDVPAGWRQVFGPQSRDECLAYVEESWWDIRPASLIGRTA; encoded by the coding sequence ATGACCAATCCGTTCGAACGTACCGACATCGAGTTCTTCGTGCTCGTCAACGATGAGGGACAGCACTCGCTGTGGCCGCAGGTGATCGACGTGCCGGCCGGCTGGCGCCAGGTCTTCGGGCCGCAGAGCCGCGACGAGTGCCTGGCCTACGTCGAGGAGTCCTGGTGGGACATCCGCCCGGCGAGCCTGATCGGGCGGACGGCGTGA
- a CDS encoding dienelactone hydrolase family protein yields MKRRSVISLPAVALAAPHLADARAAAGFEGPSVIDGNLPVFYERLRDELTFPLGWSRTVGKDAAGNQAAGSRAGGSQAAGRDWKRRARATVEEHLQQGPERAAFAPEVIDEQAAAGYRRRQIVFNVTRHSRVRATMLIPDGAGPFPAALLLHDHGARFDIGKEKLIEPWYDETRRASASAWATKYFSGRFVGDQLAARGYVVLAVDALGWGDRGGLTYEGQQALASNLFNLGSSPAGLMAREDARAAALLATLPEVDPRRIAAVGFSMGGYRAWQVAALSDHIAATVSVCWMTGLKEMMVPGNNTLRGQSAFYMLHPGLYRHLDIPDVAGIAAPRPMFVMGGELDPLFTAEGIAVAYRKLALIWSAQRASRNLRTKTWPGLGHIFTAEMQDEAFSWLDANL; encoded by the coding sequence ATGAAGCGGCGCTCAGTGATCTCCCTTCCCGCGGTCGCGCTGGCCGCCCCGCATCTGGCCGATGCGCGGGCGGCTGCCGGCTTCGAGGGGCCGTCGGTGATCGACGGCAACCTGCCGGTCTTCTACGAGCGCCTCCGCGACGAACTGACCTTCCCGCTGGGCTGGTCCCGAACCGTGGGGAAAGACGCCGCGGGAAACCAAGCTGCCGGAAGCCGGGCCGGTGGAAGCCAGGCCGCCGGGAGGGACTGGAAACGCCGGGCCCGGGCCACCGTCGAGGAGCATCTCCAACAAGGGCCGGAGCGGGCCGCCTTCGCGCCGGAGGTGATCGACGAGCAGGCCGCTGCCGGTTACCGTCGCCGGCAGATCGTTTTCAACGTCACCCGGCACAGCCGGGTTCGGGCCACCATGTTGATTCCGGACGGTGCCGGGCCGTTTCCGGCCGCTCTTCTGCTGCACGATCACGGTGCCCGGTTCGACATCGGCAAGGAGAAACTGATCGAGCCCTGGTACGACGAGACCCGTCGCGCCTCGGCGAGCGCCTGGGCCACCAAGTATTTCAGCGGCCGATTCGTGGGCGACCAACTCGCCGCCCGTGGTTACGTGGTGCTCGCCGTCGACGCGCTCGGCTGGGGTGACCGGGGCGGCCTCACCTACGAGGGCCAGCAGGCCCTGGCCAGCAACCTGTTCAACCTGGGTTCGTCACCGGCGGGGCTGATGGCCCGCGAGGACGCCCGGGCCGCGGCGCTGCTCGCCACCCTGCCCGAGGTCGACCCGCGACGGATCGCGGCGGTCGGGTTCTCGATGGGCGGGTACCGTGCCTGGCAGGTCGCCGCCCTCTCCGACCACATCGCCGCGACCGTCTCCGTCTGCTGGATGACGGGCCTGAAGGAGATGATGGTCCCCGGCAACAACACTCTGCGCGGCCAGTCGGCTTTCTACATGCTGCATCCGGGTCTCTACCGGCATCTCGACATCCCGGACGTGGCCGGTATCGCCGCCCCGCGACCGATGTTCGTGATGGGCGGCGAACTGGACCCGCTGTTCACCGCGGAGGGCATCGCCGTGGCGTACCGGAAATTGGCTCTGATCTGGTCCGCGCAGCGGGCCTCGAGGAACCTGCGGACCAAGACCTGGCCCGGACTCGGTCACATCTTCACCGCCGAGATGCAGGACGAGGCGTTCAGCTGGCTGGACGCGAATCTCTAG
- a CDS encoding acyltransferase family protein — MSAPRLAWLDGLRAVAVLLVVYAHLTRFAFTGLRSVTGEWLHAGTAGVMLFFLVSGYIIPASLERHGDLRRFWRSRARRILPLYLAVGAVLVVSGVPVDGPALLGHVIMLPFLTGVPLITAVFWTLSFEMVFYLLVTSLFAVRVTSSSLPPVLFAVAGALTAPLVPLRFGSIPLLTAVLLAAGLTGVLSRRRWAEITGGLLLGVLTLVLLVFNMDPAHTRDGLLIVAVMFTGTVIHHADHARIPWWQAAVVIAVVAAALLVVWLTELADLNALTPRYITRSVLTLLVFGGSFALGMLLRHRRTPAWLARIGVLSYSVYLVHYLVIELARPILTSDIPDPLLATGYLAVVLGVSWATHRWIEVPGQRLWSADAGQHAHLAGGRR; from the coding sequence ATGTCCGCACCCAGGTTGGCTTGGCTCGACGGTTTACGTGCCGTCGCGGTCCTCCTGGTGGTGTACGCCCATCTGACCCGGTTCGCCTTCACCGGCCTGCGATCGGTCACCGGCGAATGGCTGCACGCGGGCACCGCCGGGGTGATGCTGTTCTTCCTGGTCAGCGGCTACATCATTCCGGCGTCGCTGGAGCGGCACGGCGATCTGCGGAGGTTCTGGCGCAGCCGGGCCCGCCGGATCCTGCCCCTTTATCTGGCGGTCGGCGCGGTTCTGGTCGTCAGCGGCGTGCCCGTCGACGGCCCGGCGCTGCTGGGTCATGTGATCATGTTGCCGTTCCTGACCGGTGTGCCGTTGATCACCGCTGTCTTCTGGACGCTCTCGTTCGAGATGGTCTTCTACCTTCTGGTCACAAGCCTTTTCGCGGTACGGGTGACAAGCTCCTCGCTTCCACCGGTCCTGTTCGCGGTGGCCGGGGCGCTCACCGCACCGCTCGTACCGCTCCGGTTCGGCTCGATCCCCCTGCTCACCGCGGTTCTGCTGGCGGCTGGGCTGACCGGCGTGTTGTCCCGTCGACGGTGGGCCGAGATCACCGGCGGCCTGCTGCTGGGCGTACTGACGCTGGTCCTGCTGGTGTTCAACATGGACCCGGCGCACACTCGGGACGGCCTGCTGATCGTGGCGGTGATGTTCACCGGCACCGTGATCCACCACGCCGACCACGCACGGATCCCCTGGTGGCAGGCGGCCGTGGTGATCGCGGTGGTGGCGGCGGCCCTGCTGGTGGTCTGGCTGACCGAGCTGGCCGATCTGAACGCGCTCACCCCGCGCTACATCACCCGGTCGGTGCTCACGCTGCTGGTCTTCGGTGGCTCGTTCGCCCTCGGCATGCTGCTGCGGCACCGGCGGACCCCGGCGTGGCTGGCCCGGATCGGGGTGCTCAGCTACTCGGTCTACCTGGTCCACTACCTGGTGATCGAACTGGCCCGCCCGATCCTGACCTCGGACATTCCGGATCCGCTGCTGGCCACCGGCTACCTGGCCGTGGTGCTCGGCGTCTCGTGGGCCACCCACCGCTGGATCGAGGTGCCCGGCCAGCGTCTATGGTCGGCGGATGCCGGACAGCACGCCCACCTGGCGGGAGGTCGACGGTGA
- a CDS encoding nucleoside-diphosphate kinase: MPKGTGHRPGESPIDAFLLLKPDCLRQGLTDQVERAIQAQSLEIDDRFNVSLTPADVRMLWAEYDDEGHRLTLAFLDRYLTTAPSEVLLVSGPDAFEAARRVKRKIRSMYAAGPYANLVHAAEQRGELDRQRRHLTGHQVGPYSGLVQRRPPGDVTFDVAAVVDEVWPLIQGMPEDPGPVRLDDGSRAVFLSPDRDHTLDSTVTALCRALPRISPRQAVLLALRAGFTGGTPVAAGDRAAVRHCLRALREHGIRNCWTDRWQPAGRQKSRC; the protein is encoded by the coding sequence GTGCCGAAAGGTACCGGCCACCGACCCGGGGAGTCTCCCATCGACGCGTTTCTGCTTCTCAAACCGGATTGCCTGCGGCAGGGGCTGACCGATCAGGTGGAGCGTGCGATCCAGGCTCAGAGTCTGGAGATCGACGACCGGTTCAATGTTTCCCTCACGCCCGCGGACGTGCGGATGCTCTGGGCCGAGTACGACGACGAGGGCCACCGTCTGACGCTGGCGTTCCTGGATCGCTATCTGACGACAGCCCCGTCCGAGGTGCTTCTGGTCAGCGGTCCGGACGCGTTCGAGGCGGCCCGGCGGGTGAAACGGAAGATCCGCTCGATGTACGCCGCCGGCCCGTACGCCAATCTGGTGCACGCCGCGGAACAGCGCGGTGAACTGGACCGGCAGCGGCGGCACCTGACCGGTCATCAGGTCGGCCCGTACAGCGGCCTGGTGCAGCGCCGGCCGCCGGGAGACGTGACCTTCGACGTCGCGGCGGTTGTCGACGAGGTGTGGCCGCTGATCCAGGGGATGCCCGAGGATCCGGGCCCGGTCCGGTTGGACGACGGCAGCCGGGCCGTCTTCCTCAGCCCGGACCGCGACCACACCCTGGACTCGACGGTCACCGCGCTGTGTCGTGCTCTCCCCCGGATCAGCCCGCGGCAGGCCGTGCTGCTGGCGTTGCGCGCGGGCTTCACCGGCGGCACCCCGGTCGCGGCCGGTGACCGGGCCGCCGTGCGACACTGCCTGCGGGCGCTGCGGGAGCACGGAATCCGTAACTGCTGGACGGACCGCTGGCAGCCGGCAGGCCGACAAAAGTCCCGCTGCTAG